Proteins encoded together in one Jaculus jaculus isolate mJacJac1 chromosome 7, mJacJac1.mat.Y.cur, whole genome shotgun sequence window:
- the LOC101609766 gene encoding cathepsin G — MVLPIGDKRNKHRKIIGGKEARPHSYPYMAYLLIQSPERLSSCGGFLVREDFVMTAAHCWGSSINVTLGAHNIQRRERTQQRITVLRAIRHPDYDPQNIVNDIMLLQLKRRIRQNHVVRPVALPQAGESLKPGTLCTVAGWGRVSLNRRTDVLQEVQLRVQRSQKCSNRFSFYTSQTQICVGNPRERKSAFRGDSGGPLVCNNVAQGIVSYGDTNGIPPAVFTRIESFLPWVKTILRRFKPQRSE, encoded by the exons ATGGTCCTCCCCATTGGTGACAAAAGGAACAAACACA GGAAGATCATTGGAGGCAAAGAGGCCAGGCCCCATTCTTACCCCTACATGGCGTATCTTCTGATCCAGAGTCCAGAAAGGCTGAGCTCTTGTGGAGGATTCCTCGTGCGAGAAGACTTTGTGATGACAGCAGCTCACTGCTGGGGAAG ttccatTAATGTCACTTTGGGTGCCCACAACATCCAGAGGCGAGAAAGGACCCAGCAACGCATAACTGTGCTCAGAGCCATCCGCCACCCTGATTATGATCCACAGAACATAGTGAATGATATCATGTTACTGCAG CTGAAAAGAAGAATCAGGCAGAATCATGTCGTGAGGCCAGTAGCTCTGCCTCAGGCTGGGGAGAGTCTAAAGCCTGGGACCTTGTGCACAGTGGCCGGCTGGGGCCGGGTAAGCCTGAACAGGAGAACAGATGTACTCCAGGAGGTACAGCTAAGAGTGCAAAGAAGCCAAAAGTGCAGCAATCGCTTCAGCTTCTACACCAGCCAGACTCAGATTTGTGTGGGGAACCCAAGAGAGAGGAAGTCTGCCTTCAGG GGTGACTCTGGTGGCCCCCTGGTGTGCAACAATGTGGCCCAGGGCATTGTGTCCTATGGAGACACCAATGGGATTCCTCCAGCAGTATTCACCAGGATTGAGAGTTTCCTACCCTGGGTAAAGACAATATTGAGACGCTTCAAACCACAGAGATCAGAATGA
- the LOC101597125 gene encoding sorcin-like, whose product MAYPGHPGAGGGYYPGGNGGAPGEPSFPGQTQNPLYGYFAAVAGQDGQIEADELQRCLIQSGIAGGYKPFNLETCRLMVSMLDRDRSGTIGFNEFKELWAVLNGWRQHFISFDSDRSGTVDPQELQKALSTMGFRLSPQTMNSVAK is encoded by the coding sequence ATGGCGTACCCCGGGCACCCTGGTGCCGGCGGCGGGTACTACCCGGGCGGGAATGGAGGGGCTCCCGGAGAGCCTTCATTTCCTGGACAAACTCAGAATCCACTGTATGGTTACTTTGCTGCAGTAGCTGGACAGGATGGGCAGATAGAAGCTGATGAGTTGCAGAGGTGTCTTATACAGTCAGGCATTGCTGGAGGATACAAACCTTTTAACCTGGAGACTTGTCGACTTATGGTTTCAATGCTGGATAGAGATAGGTCTGGCACCATAGGATTCAATGAATTTAAGGAACTCTGGGCTGTGCTGAATGGTTGGAGACAACACTTCATCAgttttgacagtgacagaagtGGAACGGTGGACCCTCAAGAGCTGCAGAAAGCATTGAGTACTATGGGATTTAGATTGAGTCCGCAAACTATGAATTCAGTTGCAAAATGA